The DNA window GCGTACAGCTCGTCGTAGACCGCCTCCCAGCCGCGGACGTGGTCGTGGTGTACGGACATCAGCCGTTCGCCCCCGCGGGCGCGGGGAGGTGGCCGGTACTGGCGAAGCAGGCCAGCGCGCCGCGGAGGTAGGCCGCGTCGACCGGGCCGCAGACCAGGTCCGCGCTCAGCGCGGACCTGGCGCGGCTGGTGTCGTACTCGGCTTCGCGCCAGCCGTCCGCGACCTGCCGCTTCCACGCGCCGACCACGGAGAGCACGAGATCCCAGCGCCTGCCCCCGTCCTCGGCGGAGCGCCGCACGAGTTCGGAGTACCAGGTGTCGATGTCGACCGAACGCAGGTCGTACCCGGCGAGGGTCATCGCCTCGCCCACCACGCGGAAGGTGAACGGCTGCGGCGAAATCAGGTGGTAGCGCCCGCCGAGTGACTCCTTTTTCCTTGCCAGGGCGGTGATCCCGTCGGCGACGTAGTCGACAGGGGACGCGGGCATCGGCACCGCCGAGTCGGGCACCATGCCGAGGTACGCGCACGCCTGCACGATCTCGCTGGTGGCGTCCGACGGGTTCCAGTACGCGGGCGAGGTGGCGCCCACCAGCCTGGCCGCCCGGTAGACCACCGTCGGCACACCGCGTTCGTCCGCCAGCGCCAGCAGCCGCTCGGCGACCCACTTCGAAGCCTCGTAACCGTGCCGCGCCTCCGGCGGGGTCCCGGTGACCGGCAGTTCGCGGCCGCCGAGCTCCGGCGCGCTGAGCCCGGCGTACGACGGGTAGTGCACGGGTTTGGTCCGGCCGGTCGCGGCGAGCCGGAGCACCTCCTTGGTGCCGCCGACGTTCGTCGAGCGCAGCCGCCGGTAGCTCGGCAGCGTGTTCACCGTGCCCCCGGCGTGGTAGATCTCCTGCACGTCCGCCGCCAGCGCCGCGAAGTTCTCTTCGGACAGTCCGAGCAGCGGTTTGGTGAGGTTGCCGCACACCGTGGTGATGCGGCCGCGGTACTCCTCGCGCCACAGCCCCGCCGCGCGCAGCGTGTCGTGCACGCGCGCCAGGCCGTCGTCCGGAGTCCGGTCCCGCACCAGGCAGGTGACGGTCGCCGTGCCCGAGCGCAGCAGCCGGTCGAGCAGGAAGGAGCCGAGGTAGCCGGTGGCGCCGGTGAGCAGGAACCGGCTCGGCGACGGGTGCCACGCGGCCGGGCCGATCCCAGTGATCGACTCGTCGAGCGTGACGTCGGCGCTCAGATCTTGGTGCCCTCGTGGCGCGGGCTGCGCCTCGCCGCCCGCTTCGATCAGCTTGGCGAGGTCGCGCACCGTCGGGTTCTCGAACAGCGCGTGCAGCGTGACGGTGAGGTTCCAGCGGTCGCGGATCTGGTTGGTCGCGCGCGTGCCGAGCAACGAGTGCAGGCCGAGTTCGACGAGGTTGTCCGCGGCGCCGACCCGGTCGACGTCGAGGATGGCGGCCATCAGCTCGGCGACCGCTTTCTCGGTCGGTGTGGCTGGCGGGTCGGCCGGTCCGGATTCCGCGGCGGGGGCCGTGGTCTCGGCACGATCGCCGAGGTGTTCGAGGCCGTCGTCGTCGGTCACCCTCGCCCACAGCCCGGAAACCGCCCCACCGATCTCGACCAAACCCGGTGCGCCGAGCGGAACTTCGTGCCCCCGCGCGTCGACGAGCCGGAGCGGGCGGCCCGCCGGAAGTGCGGCCGCCAGGTTGGCCGGGTCGGCGCAGGCGCGGGCGATACGCCGCCGTTCGTCCTCCGGCCGCACGTCGATGTCCGCCAGTGTGGTGCCCGCGTCCGAGGCCACGATCGCCGCGAGCACGTGCCGCACCCTGGCCAGCAGCAGCCCGGCCTGGTGCGCGCCGAACCGCCGCCGGTCGTGCACCAGCCGCATCGGCATGGTCGTCCCCGGCATCACCATCAGCACCAGCGGTAGCTGCGGCCGGGTGTCCACTGTGTACCCGCGGATCCGGATTCCGCCCACCGGACCGCCGAACTCCGGGATCGGGATGTTCTGGTAGGTGACCAGGCTTTCGAACAGGCCCCCCGCCCGTGCGACGCCGCTGTGCCGCTGGATGCCCACCAGGTCGGTCGCGGTGTGCTCGCGCGCGGCCAGCACGGAATCCTGGACGTGTCCCAGGTAGTCCAGCACCGGCTGGTCCTCGCGCGGGCGGGTGCGGATCGGGAAGGTGCCGACGAGACAGCCGACGATCGACTCGGCGGCGGGCACGTCGGCGGGCCGGTGCGCGAACGTCGTTCCCACGGTCAGGTCGTCGGTGTGCTGGCAGCGCGCGAGCACCAGCGACCACGCGCCGTGGACGAGGGTGTTCGCGGTGAGGCGGTGCCGCTTGGCGAACGCGTGCACGTCCTCGGCGACGTCCGCGAGGTCGAGTTCCGCCCAGTCGTAGGGGATTTCGCCGGTCCTCACGGCCGGTGGCGTGCCGACGTCGAGCCGCGGCGGCGGGGTGTACCCGGCGAGCTGGTCGCGCCAGTACCGCCCGGCCTCGGCGCCGTCCTGCCGCCGCCACCAGGCGACGTAGTCGCGGAACCGGCCAGCCGGGGGCAGGCCCGGCTCGTGCCCGTCGCAGCAGGCGCGGTAGGCCCGCAGGAACTCGCCCATGATGATCCCGACCGACCAGCCGTCCAGGATCAGGTGGTGCACGCTCAGCAGCTGGTGCCACCGGTCGTCGCCGACGGCGAGGCAGAGGTCCATCGGTGGCCGCGCTTCGAGGTCGAACCCGTTCGCGCGCACCGGGCGGAGGTAGTCCGCGATCCGGTCCTGCCCCTCGGCCGCGCCGAGCCCGCGCAGGTCCAGTTCGGTGCGTGGCAGCCCGATCCGCCGGTGCACGGTTTGCACCGGTTTCTTGATGTCGTTCCAGTGGAACGTGGTCCGCAGCGCGGGGTGGCGGTCGACCACGTGCTGCCAGGCGCGCCAGTAGGCGTCGGTGTCGAGTGCGCCCTCGAACTCCAGCACGGACTGCTCCAGGTAGGTTCCTTCGCCTGGCGCGTAAAGGTTTTCGAAGAGCATGCCGTGCTGCAGCGGGGTCAGGTCGTAGACGTCTTCGATCTCACGTGCGCTCACCGGATCGTGCTCCGTAACTCGTCGGCCAGCGCGGACAGGAACGCGCCTCGCTGGGAATGCGGGAAGAACGGGCTCACCACGGCGCCGCACCGTCGCCGTGCTCGCCGCCGGAAACGCGTGCGGCGGCGATCGCCCGCAGTTGCATGTTCGTGGTGCCCTCGTAGATCTTGCCGATCTTCGCGTCGCGGTAGAGCTTCTCCGCCGGGTATTCGGTGGAGTACCCGTTCCCGCCGAGGGTTTCCACCGCCTGCGAGGCGGCGCGCTCGGCGACTTCCGCGGCGAGGAACTTCGCGGTCGCGGTGGCGGTCAGCCGCTTCGCGAGCGGGATCGCGTCCAGCACCGCGATCGTGTGGTACAGGTAGGTCCGCGCGGCGTCCAGTTCGGCGGTGAGCCTGGCCAAGGGGAACTGCACGCCCTGGTAGGAGATGATCGGTTCGCCGAACTGGCGGCGCTGCTGCGCGTAGTCGAACGCCGCGTCCAGCGCGCCCTGGGCGAGCCCGATCATCTGCGCCGCGATGCCGATCTTGCCGATGTTCAGCGTCTCCATCGCGATGACGCGCCCGTTGTTCGCGCCGCCGAGGACGTTTTCCTTGCCCACCAGCACGTCGTCGAACTCCACCGCGCAGGTGGAGCTGGCGCGGATGCCGAGCTTCGAAATCCGCTCGCCGACCCGCACCCCCGGCGCGTCGGCGTCCACGAGGAACGCGGTGGCACTGGAGTTCCCGCTCTTCGCGAACACCACGAAGAGCCCCGCCTCGGCCGCGTTCGTGGTCCAGTGCTTGTGCCCGGTGAGCCGGAACCCGGTGCCGTCCGGGACGGCTTCGGTGGTCAGCGCGAAGGCGTCGCTGCCGGAGTCCCGTTCGGACAGTGCGTAGGCACCGACCGTGGAGGTGGCGAGGCGGGGCAGGTACCGCCGCTTCTGGTCGCCGTCGCCGTGCCGTAGCAGCGCGCTGATCACCAGCGCGTTCTGGACGTCGACGAACACCGCGACCCCGGGGTCCACACGGGACAGCTCCTCGATCGCGACCGCCGAGGACAGCAGATCGCCGCCGTAGCCGCCGTACGCCTCCGGGACCTCGATGCCCATCAGGCCCTCGGCGAACAGCGTCTGCACGAGGCCGTCGTCCATCCGCTGCGCGGTGTCCATCTTGGACACCAGCGGGCGCACGGCCCGGTTCGCGAACTCGCGGATCTCCGCGCGCCGGGCGGGATCGGGCTCGACTGGACTGCTCAATGGAACTCCCCGGAAACTTCGGCGAACACGGCGGCCAGGTCTTCGTCGTCCACGTCGGCGAGCGGGAAGTCGCCGGTGTCGACGTGGATCTCCTCGTGCCCGCGGCACCGCTGCCCGACCCGGCGCACCGCGTCCGCGAAATCGGTGGAGGTCGCCGGGGCGTCTCCGGTCCACGCCACGACGAGGCCGCCGTCGGCGATCGCCCAGGTGAGCTCCGCGGCCGCGCGCCCGGCCGGTTCCCAGTGCGGCCACGCGGGCACGGGGCACGGAACCGAGCCGAGCGAGCGCACCAGCACGTCGGGAGAGTGCACCGCGGGCGCCTCCACCGCGGACCGGTAGCGGCGCTTGACTTCGGGCAGCTCCGTGCCCGGCTCGACGGGCCCGATCTCGGCGATGCCGCCCAGCGCGCCGACGGCCGTCGGCTGCTCTCGCCGGTCGTGTTCGAAGTGGACGGTCGAGCCGGTTCCGCCGAGCAGGTCGAGGCAGGCGGCGAGAACCACCTCCTCGGCCGACATCCGGTAGGTCTCTTCGGCGGCGGTCAGGATCGTCGCGGTTTCCTCGGCGCCGAGCGTCACCCGCGCCGGTGCGGCCTCGGTGGCGCCGGTCAGCCCGGCCAGTTCGCCGAGCAGCGCGCCCCAGCTCCTGCCATCGGCGACCAGTTCGTGCGCCAGGCACACCAGGTACCTGGTGTCGTGGAGGTCGAACACCGCGAACTTGACCAGGCCGCCCTCACGGGGATCCAGCTCCTCGCGCATCTCGTCGACCATCTGCCGCATCGCGCCGCGCTGCCGGTCCTCCCGCAGCACGCGGAGGTCGATCTCCGGTACGTAGGTCCCGGCCTCGCCGATCCGCTGGACCCAGTCCTCGCCGTCCCGCTCGAAACGCCCGCGCAGCGCGGGATGCCTGCGTAGCAATGCCTCTATCCACTCAGGACAGACAAAGAAGTCCGCGTCCACCGGGAGTTCCACCCAGTTCGCGGTGCCGCCCGGCTTGGCGCCGTCGAGCAGCGCGCGCTGCGACGGCGTCAGCTCCACCGCGTCTCCCGCGCCGTCGAGACTCGTCGCGCGCGCTTCGATGATCGCGGCCGCGTCGGCGATGGTCTCCGCTTCGAACAGGTCCGCCAGCACGAGCTGCACGCCCTGGTCACCGGCGCGCGCCGCGATCTGCACCGCGGTGATCGAATCCCCGCCGACTTCGAAGAAGCTGGCGCGGGCGTCGATGTGCTCGACCCCGAGTACCTCCGCGGCGATGGCGGCGAGCCGGACCGCCAGCTCGGACAGCGGTGCGTCGGCCGTGGTCGTTTCGGGTGTTGTGGTGGTGGGGTGGGGGAGGTGGTTGCGGTTGATTTTGCCGTTGGGGGTGAGGGGGAGGTGGGTGAGGATGGTGGTGGTTGTGGGGTGCATGTAGGTGGGGAGGGTTTGGGTGAGGTGGTGGTGGGTTTGGGTGCGGAGTTGTTCGGGGGTGAGGGTGGTGTGGGGGTGGGGGTAGAGGTAGGCGTGGAGTTGTTTGTGGTGTGGGGGTCCGGTGGTGGTGGCGATGGCGGTGTGGATGTCGGGGTGGGTGGTGAGGGTGGTTTCGATTTCGCCGAGTTCGATGCGGTGGCCGTTGATTTTGACTTGGGTGTCGGTGCGGCCGAGGAATTCGAGGGTGCCGTCGGGGTGGCGGCGGGCGAGGTCGCCGGTTTTGTAGAGGCGGGTGCCGGTGGTGGGGTGGGTGAGGAAGGCGGCGTGGGTTTTGCCGGGGTCGTTGTGGTAGCCGGTGGCCAGGCCGTCACCGGAGATGTAGAGGTCGCCGGTGGTGTGGATGGGGCAGGGCTGGAGTTGGGTGTCGAGGACGTGGAGTTGCTGGTTGGCCAGCGGAGTGCCGTACGGAATCGAGGTCCATTCGGGATCCAGTGCGGTGATGGGGTGGTAGACCGACCAGATCGCGGCCTCGGTGGCGCCCCCGAGGCTGTAGAGGTCGATGTCGGGGTGGGTAGCCCACAAGTTGTCCGGTAGCGCGAGGGGGATCCAGTCGCCGGAGAGCATCACCAACCGCAACGACGTGGCGGGTGTTCCGGTGGGGAGGTGTTCGGTGTACATGGTCATCAACGCCGGAACCGAATTCCACACCGTGATGTCGTGAGTGGTGATCAGCTCGTGCCAGTGCGCGGGATCCCGCCCGGTCGCGGGCAACACGAGACTGCCTCCGGCGCCGAGGACACCGAAGACATCCCACACCGACAGGTCGAAACTCAACGAGGACAACGCCAACGCCCGATCCGCCGACGTGACCCCGAACCGGGCGTTGATGTCCAGACACGTGTTGGACGCCGCCCGGTGCGTGATCGCCACACCCTTCGGCAGACCGGTGGAGCCGGAGGTGTAGATGATGTAGGCAAGATCGTCCAACTGCGACACTTGCTCTGGTGTCGCATCCCGAGTCGCCTCAGCGAGATCGACGGGTGCGGTGTCGAGCAGCGCCACACGGGTGTTGTCGGGCCAGTCCAGGGTTTCCCGGGCTTCGGTGGTGAGGATCAGGCGGGCACCGGCATGCGTGGCCATGTGGTGACGGCGTGCGGTGGGGAGTTCGGGGTCGATGGGGACGTAGACGCCACCGGCGAGCAGGACCGCGACCACGGCGGTGATCTGGGCGGCGGTTTTGTCCATCGACACCGCCACCACCTGTCCCGGTCCGACACCGAGCGACCGCAACGTCCGGGCGGTCCGGCAGGCGCGGACATACAGTTCCCCGAACGTGGTCCATTCCCCGTCGGCGAACACCGCCCGCGCCGAGGGATCCGCCAACGCACACTCCACCAACGGACCATGCAACAGCTGAACATCGATCGGCGCCGCGGTGTCATTGACCGACTCGATCACCTCCCGCTGCCACCCCGGCAACACCGAGTCCACACCGGACTCCCACCCCGAATCCCCACCAGCCAACAACTCCAACACCCCGCAATACGCGGCAAACATCTCCTCCACCACACCCGCCGCGAACAACCCCTCCACGGCGGGCCAGCTCAGGTACAGCCCGTCGGACACCTCCAGCACCCCGGCGTCCAGCCAGACCTGCGGGGTCTGGATGACCTCGTAGGTCAGCCCGCCGATCCAGTCGACCATCGAGCGCTCGGTTTCGCTTTCGTCGACCAGGGTGCTGGTGTAGACGATCGGCATCACCGACCCGCTCGTCCCGCCGCGGGCGCGGGCGAGTTCGCGCAGGACGTCGACCCCGTTGACGTACCGGTGGTCGAGGTCCTCCCAGCTCTGCGCCTGGATCGCCCGCGCGATGGCGCCGAGGGTGCCGTGCTCGGCGAGGTCGACCGGCACCAGGTTGAACGACGCGAACCCGCCGACCAGCCCGCCGACGTCCTCGTGCACCGGGAGCCGGTTGTTGGTGGTGACGTTCAGGGTGAACTTCTCCGACGTGCTCCACGTACCCAGTACGAGCGCGTAGGCGGCCAGCAGCACCGCGGACGGCGTGACGCCGTACTTGCCGGCGCGTTCCTTGATGCTCTCCCACTGCGCGACCGGAAGGGTGCGGCTGCACGGCACGAACCGGGGTTCGGTGATGGTGTCCGGGGCGGTCGCCAGCGGCAGTTCCGGCGCGGGCGGCAGATCACGCACCCTGTCCCGCCAGTAGGCGAGAGAACGTTGGTACAGCGCGCTTTCCTTGAGCTTCCCGATCGCCATCAGGTAGTCGCGGAAGGTGATCCGCAACGGGGTCAGTTCGGCGGACGGGTCCTCGTAGAGCGTGCGCCAGTCCCGCAGCATGACCCGCACGCTGCCCATGTCGGACACCATCAGGTCGAACCCGAGGAACACCCTCGTCAGCCCGCCCGGCAGCAGGGCGGCGCGGATGTTGAACAGCGGCCACTCGTCGCCGGGCCGTACCTCGTGGGACATCCGCTCGCGCACCAGCGCCAGCTCCTCCGCCGCCCGGTCCGCCGGGGTGGTGCGCAGGTCGAGCACGTCGATCTCGTACGGACCGGCGTCGGCGAGGATGCGCTGGGTGCCGTCCGAGGTGATGATCGCGCGGAGCATGTCGTGCCTGGCGAGGATCCGGTTGAAGGAACCGCCCAGCCTGCCGAGGTCGATGCGGTCGTCTTCGACCTCCCAGTAGATGTGGGCGGCGACGTTGCCGACGCTGAAGTTCGCGGACCGGCCGATCCACTGCGCCTGCTGGATTTCGCTCAACGGGAACGGTTCGTACCGCGCGGCCGGATCGGGCACCGCGACCGGGAGCCGTTCGCGCTCCGACGGCGCGCCGCCCGCCTCGACCACCAGCGCGGCCATCGCTTCCACCGTGGGTGCCGCGATCAGGTCACGCAGCGGAACGTCCACGGCGAACTCGGCGCGGACCCCGGCGACGATCTTCGTGGCGAGCAGGGAGTGGCCGCCCAGTTCGATGAAGTTGTCGTGGATACCGATCGGGCCGACCCCGATCAGGTCCTGCCAGATCCGCGCGATCCGTTGCTGCGCCTCGGTTTCCGGTGCCGCGTACGCGGTGAGCAGATCCGGGCGAGAGCCGCCGCTCTGCTCGTCCTCGGTTTCTTCTTCCACAGTGGACACGATCGCGGAGTCGAGCGAGCGGGTGGGGGTTTCGCCACCGGCCGGTGCGCCGATCCAGTACCGCTTGCGGTCGAACGCGTACGGCGGCAGGCTGAGCAGGCGGCGGTGCTCGCCCTCGTGCATCGCCGCCCAGTCCACTTCGACCCCGGTCAGCCAGAGCCGCCCGACGGCGTCGAGCAGGAACCGGGTGTCGGAGTGCTCCTCCGCGGGCGCGCGCATCGCGTTGACCAGTACGTGCCCGCGCAGGTCCGGGTCCATTCTGGACAGACTGCCCAGCGTGTGCCCCGGCCCGGCCTCCAGCAGCACCGTGCCGGGATCGGCGGCCAGCTTCCGCAGGCAGGCGTGGAACCGCACGGGGTCGCGGACCTGACCGGCCCAGTACGCCGGGTCGGTCGCCTGCGCCGCGGTGATCCAGTCGCCGGAACGGTTGGACAGGAACGGTATCGCCGGTGCGGACAGCGGGATCCGGGACAGCGCTTCGGTCAGCGGTGCGACGGCGGGGTCCATCATCGCGGTGTGGAAGGCGTGCGAGGTGTGCAGCCTGCCGAAGTCGATCCCGCGCTCCCTCAGCAGTTCCGCGAACTCGTCGATCGCGTCGTGCGTCCCGGCGACCGCGCACTGGCCGGGCGCGTTGATCGCGGCGATCTCCACCGACGGGACCAGAACCTCGCGCAAATCATCCTCGGACAGCGCGACGGTCAGCATCGCGCCGCTCGGCTGCTGCTGCATGAGCTTTCCGCGAACGGCCACCATGTGCAGCGCGTCCGGCAATGTGAAGACACCGGCGAGGCAGGCGGCGACGACCTCACCGACGCTGTGCCCGAGCATCGCCTTCGGCTTCCCGCACCACGACTCCAGCGTCTTCGCCAGCGCGTATTCGACGGTGAACAGCGCTGGCTGGGCGAGTTCCGTCCGTTCGATGCGATCGCCGCCGTCCTCCGCGTAAAGCACGTCGCGCAGGTCCAGCCCGAGGTGCGGGCGCAGCAGCTCCGCGCATTCGTCGACCCCGGCGCGGAAAACGGGTTCGTCGCGGTAGAGGTCCCGGCCCATGGCGGGGTACTGGGTCCCCTGCCCGGGGAACAGCCACGCGACCTCCGGCGCGTCACCGGCCTGCCTGCTGAGCACGCGCTGCGGATCCCGGTTTTCGATCGCCTCGGCCGCGTCCTCGGCACTGGAGCACAGCACGACCCTGCGGTGGGGCAGTGCGGTACGGGTGGTCTGCAGGCTGAACGCGGTGTCGGCGAGCGGTTCCCCGCTTTCCCGCAGTTCCCGGCCGATCCGGCCGGTCATCGCGTCGAGCGCACCGGCCGACCGAGCGGACAGCACGATCGCCTGCACCGGTTTGCCCGGCGTGGACCGGGTTGCGGCGGGCGCTTCCTCGAGCACGCAATGGGCGTTCGTACCGCCGAAACCGAACGAGCTGACGCCGATCCGGCGCGGTGTCCCGGTCGCCTGCCACGGCCGCAGTTCGGTGTTCACGAAGAACGGCGTGGCGTCGAAGCCGATGTCCGGGTTCTCCTGCTCGAAGTTCAGGCTCGGCGCGATTTCCCGGTGCTGCAACTGGAGGATCGCCTTGATCAGTGCCGCGATCCCGGCCGCGCTGTCGAGGTGGCCGATATTGGACTTGACCGAGCCGATCGGGCAGCCACCGGCGTGGTACGGGCCGAAGACCTTGGTGAGCGCGGCGATCTCGATCGGGTCGCCGAGCGCCGTGCCGGTGCCGTGCGCCTCGATCGCGCCGATCGTGCCGGGGTCGATCCCCGCGGCGCCGAGCGCGGCGGCGACCACCTTCGCCTGGCCGGTGCTGCCCGGCGCGGTGTAGCCGACCTTGCGGGCGCCGTCGTTGTTGACCGCGGAGCCCTTGATCACCGCGTCGATCCGGTCGCCGTCGGCGAGCGCGTCGTCCAAGCGCTTCAGCACCACGATCCCGGCGCCGTTGCCGCCGATGGTGCCGCTCGCCTTCGCGTCGAACGGGCGGCAGTGCCCGTCGGCGGACAGGATCATGCCCTCCTGGTAGCGGTATCCGTGCTGCGGCAGGCGGATCGTCGCGCCACCGGCGAGCGCGACGTCGCAGTCGTAGGACAGCAGCGACTGGCAGGCGAGGTGCACGGCGACCATCGAGGTCGAGCACGCGGTCTGCACGCTGACCGCGGGACCGTCGAGGTCGAGCTTGTAGGCGATCCGGCTCGCCAGGTAGTCCTTGTCGTTCGCGATCAGCAGCTCGAACCCGTCGGGCGAGGTGTCCATCGCGCGGCCGGGGAGCAGGTTCGCCAGCAGGTAGGTCGACATGCTGCTGCCCGCGAAGACGCCGACCGTCACGTCGTCGCCGAAGCGCCGCTGCCCGGCGTCTTCCAGTGCCTGCCAAGCGGTTTCGAGGAGCACGCGCTGCTGCGGGTCGAGGACCGTGGCGTCACGGGCGCTGAACCCGAAGAAGCCCGCGTCGAACAGGTCGATGTCGTCGAGCGCGCCGAAAGCCTTGACGTAGGCCGGATCGTCGATCAGCTCGTCGGCTACCCCCGCGGCGCGCAGTGCTTCGGAATCGAAGAAGGTCACCGATTCCTTGCCCTCGCGCAGGTTCTGCCAGTACTGCCGCTGGTCGTTCGCCCCGGGGAACCGGCAGGCCTTCCCGATGATCGCGATCTCGGTGCCGTCGTTCGTGGAAGTCATGCCAGTGCCCCGTCGGTGGTCGTGGTGGTGGTCTGCGGACGCCTGCGGGCACGCCGGTCGCGGGCGCGCGCGAACGTCGCGGCCACCGCGTCCTCGGTCGTGTCGGCACCGCCGAGGTGGGCGGCGAGGTGCCGGATGCTCGGGTTTTCGAACAGGTCCGTCAACGCGAAGTCGCGACCGAGGCCGTCGCGGAGTTCGCGGTGCACCTTGACCATGACGACCGAGTCGAGGCCGAGGTCGAAGAAGTTCGCGGTCACGCTGATCCGGCGCGAATCCAGGATTTTTCCGACCAGGACGAGGATGCGCTTTTCCAGCTGGCTGGCCGGTTCTTCGGTGGTCGCGGGTGTTGTGGTGGTGGGGTGGGGGAGGTGGTTGCGGTTGATTTTGCCGTTGGGGGTGAGGGGGAGGTGGGTGAGGATGGTGGTGGTTGTGGGGTGCATGTAGGTGGGGAGGTGGTGGGTGAGGTGGTGGTGGGTTTGGGTGCGGAGTTGTTCGGGGGTGAGGGTGGTGTGGGGGTGGGGGTAGAGGTAGGCGTGGAGTTGTTTGTGGTGTGGGGGTCCGGTGGTGGTGGCGATGGCGGTGTGGATGTCGGGGTGGGTGGTGAGGGTGGTTTCGATTTCGCCGAGTTCGATGCGGTGGCCGTTGATTTTGACTTGGGTGTCGGTGCGGCCGAGGAATTCGAGGGTGCCGTCGGGGTGGCGGCGGGCGAGGTCGCCGGTTTTGTAGAGGCGGGTGCCGGTGGTGGGGTGGGTGAGGAAGGCGGCGTGGGTTTTGCCGGGGTCGTTGTGGTAGCCGGTGGCCAGGCCGTCACCGGAGATGTAGAGGTCGCCGGTGGTGTGGATGGGGCAGGGCTGGAGTTGGGTGTCGAGGACGTGGAGTTGCTGGTTGGCCAGCGGAGTGCCGTACGGAATCGAGGTCCATTCGGGATCCAGTGCGGTGATGGGGTGGTAGACCGACCAGATCGCGGCCTCGGTGGCGCCCCCGAGGCTGTAGAGGTCGATGTCGGGGTGGGTAGCCCACAAGTTGTCCGGTAGCGCGAGGGGGATCCAGTCGCCGGAGAGCATCACCAACCGCAACGACGTGGCGGGTGTTCCGGTGGGGAGGTGTTCGGTGTACATGGTCATCAACGCCGGAACCGAATTCCACACCGTGATGTCGTGAGTGGTGATCAGCTCGTGCCAGTGCGCGGGATCCCGCCCGGTCGCGGGCAACACGAGACTGCCTCCGGCGCCGAGGACACCGAAGACATCCCACACCGACAGGTCGAAACTCAACGAGGACAACGCCAACGCCCGATCCGCCGACGTGACCCCGAACCGGGCGTTGATGTCCAGACACGTGTTGGACGCCGCCCGGTGCGTGATCGCCACACCCTTCGGCAGACCGGTGGAGCCGGAGGTGTAGATGATGTAGGCAAGATCGTCCAACTGCGACACTTGCTCTGGTGTCGCATCCCGAGTCGCCTCAGCGAGATCGACGGGTGCGGTGTCGAGCAGCGCCACACGGGTGTTGTCGGGCCAGTCCAGGGTTTCCCGGGCTTCGGTGGTGAGGATCAGGCGGGCACCGGCATGCGTGGCCATGTGGTGACGGCGTGCGGTGGGGAGTTCGGGGTCGATGGGGACGTAGACGCCACCGGCGAGCAGGACCGCGACCACGGCGGTGATCTGGGCGGCGGTTTTGTCCATCGACACCGCCACCACCTGTCCCGGTCCGACACCGAGCGACCGCAACGTCC is part of the Amycolatopsis sp. CA-230715 genome and encodes:
- a CDS encoding non-ribosomal peptide synthetase/type I polyketide synthase, with protein sequence MTSTNDGTEIAIIGKACRFPGANDQRQYWQNLREGKESVTFFDSEALRAAGVADELIDDPAYVKAFGALDDIDLFDAGFFGFSARDATVLDPQQRVLLETAWQALEDAGQRRFGDDVTVGVFAGSSMSTYLLANLLPGRAMDTSPDGFELLIANDKDYLASRIAYKLDLDGPAVSVQTACSTSMVAVHLACQSLLSYDCDVALAGGATIRLPQHGYRYQEGMILSADGHCRPFDAKASGTIGGNGAGIVVLKRLDDALADGDRIDAVIKGSAVNNDGARKVGYTAPGSTGQAKVVAAALGAAGIDPGTIGAIEAHGTGTALGDPIEIAALTKVFGPYHAGGCPIGSVKSNIGHLDSAAGIAALIKAILQLQHREIAPSLNFEQENPDIGFDATPFFVNTELRPWQATGTPRRIGVSSFGFGGTNAHCVLEEAPAATRSTPGKPVQAIVLSARSAGALDAMTGRIGRELRESGEPLADTAFSLQTTRTALPHRRVVLCSSAEDAAEAIENRDPQRVLSRQAGDAPEVAWLFPGQGTQYPAMGRDLYRDEPVFRAGVDECAELLRPHLGLDLRDVLYAEDGGDRIERTELAQPALFTVEYALAKTLESWCGKPKAMLGHSVGEVVAACLAGVFTLPDALHMVAVRGKLMQQQPSGAMLTVALSEDDLREVLVPSVEIAAINAPGQCAVAGTHDAIDEFAELLRERGIDFGRLHTSHAFHTAMMDPAVAPLTEALSRIPLSAPAIPFLSNRSGDWITAAQATDPAYWAGQVRDPVRFHACLRKLAADPGTVLLEAGPGHTLGSLSRMDPDLRGHVLVNAMRAPAEEHSDTRFLLDAVGRLWLTGVEVDWAAMHEGEHRRLLSLPPYAFDRKRYWIGAPAGGETPTRSLDSAIVSTVEEETEDEQSGGSRPDLLTAYAAPETEAQQRIARIWQDLIGVGPIGIHDNFIELGGHSLLATKIVAGVRAEFAVDVPLRDLIAAPTVEAMAALVVEAGGAPSERERLPVAVPDPAARYEPFPLSEIQQAQWIGRSANFSVGNVAAHIYWEVEDDRIDLGRLGGSFNRILARHDMLRAIITSDGTQRILADAGPYEIDVLDLRTTPADRAAEELALVRERMSHEVRPGDEWPLFNIRAALLPGGLTRVFLGFDLMVSDMGSVRVMLRDWRTLYEDPSAELTPLRITFRDYLMAIGKLKESALYQRSLAYWRDRVRDLPPAPELPLATAPDTITEPRFVPCSRTLPVAQWESIKERAGKYGVTPSAVLLAAYALVLGTWSTSEKFTLNVTTNNRLPVHEDVGGLVGGFASFNLVPVDLAEHGTLGAIARAIQAQSWEDLDHRYVNGVDVLRELARARGGTSGSVMPIVYTSTLVDESETERSMVDWIGGLTYEVIQTPQVWLDAGVLEVSDGLYLSWPAVEGLFAAGVVEEMFAAYCGVLELLAGGDSGWESGVDSVLPGWQREVIESVNDTAAPIDVQLLHGPLVECALADPSARAVFADGEWTTFGELYVRACRTARTLRSLGVGPGQVVAVSMDKTAAQITAVVAVLLAGGVYVPIDPELPTARRHHMATHAGARLILTTEARETLDWPDNTRVALLDTAPVDLAEATRDATPEQVSQLDDLAYIIYTSGSTGLPKGVAITHRAASNTCLDINARFGVTSADRALALSSLSFDLSVWDVFGVLGAGGSLVLPATGRDPAHWHELITTHDITVWNSVPALMTMYTEHLPTGTPATSLRLVMLSGDWIPLALPDNLWATHPDIDLYSLGGATEAAIWSVYHPITALDPEWTSIPYGTPLANQQLHVLDTQLQPCPIHTTGDLYISGDGLATGYHNDPGKTHAAFLTHPTTGTRLYKTGDLARRHPDGTLEFLGRTDTQVKINGHRIELGEIETTLTTHPDIHTAIATTTGPPHHKQLHAYLYPHPHTTLTPEQLRTQTHHHLTQTLPTYMHPTTTTILTHLPLTPNGKINRNHLPHPTTTTPETTTADAPLSELAVRLAAIAAEVLGVEHIDARASFFEVGGDSITAVQIAARAGDQGVQLVLADLFEAETIADAAAIIEARATSLDGAGDAVELTPSQRALLDGAKPGGTANWVELPVDADFFVCPEWIEALLRRHPALRGRFERDGEDWVQRIGEAGTYVPEIDLRVLREDRQRGAMRQMVDEMREELDPREGGLVKFAVFDLHDTRYLVCLAHELVADGRSWGALLGELAGLTGATEAAPARVTLGAEETATILTAAEETYRMSAEEVVLAACLDLLGGTGSTVHFEHDRREQPTAVGALGGIAEIGPVEPGTELPEVKRRYRSAVEAPAVHSPDVLVRSLGSVPCPVPAWPHWEPAGRAAAELTWAIADGGLVVAWTGDAPATSTDFADAVRRVGQRCRGHEEIHVDTGDFPLADVDDEDLAAVFAEVSGEFH